The sequence below is a genomic window from Deinococcus fonticola.
GGCACGCAAATTACTATGCGTGGGCTTTGCGGTGGTCAAGTCAGGGAAGCCCTACGACCCGCTGTATGTGCGGCTTTCCAGCGAGACTTGACGGGCCGGGCAAAAAACAATATCTACAATTTTGCGCGAATCGTGTAGTGACCCCAACGTAGGCCGGACTGCTCAGCAGAACCGTCATCAGCTTGACAGCCACATCCTGCCGCAGAGTCGTCGTGGGATGCATCTGGCCGAACGCCACCTGACAGACCAGGCCGAGTAAATCGGGCGGCTGATACTCGAGAATGGCCATGTTGGCACGGGCCTGGACTACTGCCCCTGAGAACTGTTCCGCTGTCAAGAGTCTCTTGAGGCCAGACTGCAGCAGCGTGGTCTGCTCCGTCAGGGTGGTTGAACTGGTCGGATGGGCCAGTTGACCGATAATTCTGGCCGCATCTATCACGCAAGCTTCGATTCTTGGCCAGTCGTTTTCTTGAACCATGAGTGACTGCATACGTCCAGTTTACACACTATCGTATTCAACACCATAGTGTTCAAAGAAGTCGAACATACGCAGACTTACTCCAGCGAAGCACTAATTCAGTGTGGCCCTCCGGGACTTGGCAAGCTCGAGCCGGGCGTCCAGCGCTGTCAAGACGACAAAATCGACAGTAGAGTCAGGCTGGGTCGAGTCATACTTGACAAGGGCAGGCGCGAGCACTGCACACGTCAGGTTATGCCAGTGATGAATGGCCGGAATGTCGAGGACTGGAGGCGCACGGAAGACTTGCAGCGTAGCCTCCAGGGCTGCCTGATGGCTCCGTTCTGGTTCAGCGACATGCAGCAACTGGTCCGCAAAAAATTCGCGGACACCCCTGACCTGCTGGAGGACGATTGGATGTAAAGGCATGGTTGAGGAGAGGGACGAGCCGATAAAACCGAGCACGAACAGCAGCATCTTGTCGCGTCTGGTCAGGGGGATTCGTTGTCTGGGACGTGGTCGAGTCTCATCCGTCAATTTGAGGACAGTCAAGCTGAGTGGCGTGGTGAGAAGCACCGCGACCAGGTTGGATGCCACGTCCTCAAGCGTGTCAGGCTGTACATACTGATAAGCCGACTGACACAAGAGGGCGAAAAACGTCATCTGGTGGTCGGTTTCCGCCGTGACGAGCTCTTCGACGATTTTAGTGGCTCTGCGTGCAGCTGCTCGGTACTGCTTAACCGTAAGCAGCTGGCCCAGCCCGGCGTGGAGCAGCTCAGCCTGCTCCCGCACCAACTTCCGAGATTTTTCGTCCTCATTGCCGAGCTGACCGATGATTTTGACGGCTGAAGTGACCAGGTGTTCACAAAGTGGCCAGTGCTTTTCCTGGATGGTGTTAGCCTGCATATCCCCAGTTTACACACTATCGTGTTCAACACTTTAGTGTGTAGAGAGGAGACCGACTTCTTCTGATAGTGGATGGCGTGCCATCCACCGCTCGTCAACGCTTCGCCGACGCTCTGCGCCGCCTCCGCCAGGAGAAAGGTCTTTCCCAGGAAGAACTGGCCGAGAAAGCAGACCTGCACCGCAACTACGTCGGCTCTGTCGAGCGCGGGGAACGCAACGTCGGGGTGGACAACATGGAGCGACTGGCCCAGGCCCTTGGGCAGGAACTTGTCGACATGCTTGGCCGCAGCGACGATTCACCCACCGGAAGTTGACAATTCACCCTCGCGTCCACACGCTGGAAGTACCTGACAAGGGCTTGAGCCTTCGAAACTAAGGCCCTTGCCAGGAATCCACAAGTGATGGAGACGAGATGAATGATACCCCCTACGCCCAGATGCGATTGAATCGGGCACAGCAGCGTTATCTGGGCCTCTACGGCCAGCCCGTCAGGCACGGCCTGGCGGCGGAAGACCCTCTAGCACGGGTGGAATGCGCCCGGTCTCTCCTCCCCTTTTTC
It includes:
- a CDS encoding helix-turn-helix domain-containing protein: MPSTARQRFADALRRLRQEKGLSQEELAEKADLHRNYVGSVERGERNVGVDNMERLAQALGQELVDMLGRSDDSPTGS